The Arachis hypogaea cultivar Tifrunner chromosome 19, arahy.Tifrunner.gnm2.J5K5, whole genome shotgun sequence genome has a window encoding:
- the LOC112777514 gene encoding large ribosomal subunit protein eL43 — translation MTKRTKKAGIVGKYGTRYGASLRKQIKKMEVSQHSKFFCEFCGKYAVKRKAVGIWGCKDCGKVKAGGAYTLNTASAVTVRSTIRRLREQTES, via the exons ACGAAGAGAACCAAGAAGGCCGGTATCGTTGGGAAATACG GCACCCGATATGGTGCTAGTTTAAGGAAGCAGATTAAGAAGATGGAAGTCAGCCAGCACAGCAAATTTTTCTGTGAGTTTTGCGGAAAG TATGCTGTTAAGAGAAAGGCTGTTGGTATTTGGGGATGCAAAGACTGCGGAAAGGTGAAGGCTGGAGGTGCCTATACTTTGAA CACTGCGAGTGCTGTGACTGTTAGGAGCACAATTCGGAGGCTGAGGGAGCAGACTGAGAGTTGA